The Centroberyx gerrardi isolate f3 chromosome 7, fCenGer3.hap1.cur.20231027, whole genome shotgun sequence genome contains a region encoding:
- the LOC144539480 gene encoding DELTA-thalatoxin-Avl1a-like, protein MFSTVPTGTTPAPSAGQEPEKPRSSRCLIMSKEVPTHRECTVEIENGCSNFILCNPREYYKSGSCGKALPLTLGPSASATSLFTKTTFSLRGAVGVFTYDLHNNRTNKSTDKIAVMFSVPFDYTLYSNWYAVGIFDLSKSCDEKLFCEMYSNVEQRCFIRGKAGDSGLTYKNHDITIEATMTDTYEPVMKVQVNDKSNE, encoded by the exons ATGTTCTCCACCGTCCCTACAGGAACGACACCTGCCCCTTCTGCTGGCCAGGAACCTGAAAAGCCaag GTCGTCACGCTGCCTCATCATGTCTAAAGAGGTTCCAACACATCGGGAGTGCACCGTAGAGATCGAAAATGGATGTTCTAACTTCATCCTTTGTAACCCCAG GGAGTACTATAAAAGCGGAAGCTGCGGCAAAGCTTTGCCGCTCACTCTCGGCCCTTCAGCATCTGCCACTTCTCTGTTCACCAAGACTACTTTCTCACTGAGGGGAGCTGTTGGCGTCTTCACTTACGATCTCCACAACAATCGAACCAACAAGTCCACTGACAAAATCGCTGTCATGTTCTCTGTGCCCTTTGACTATACCCTTTACTCAAACTGGTATGCAGTGGGAATCTTTGACCTGAGCAAAAGCTGTGATGAGAAACTTTTTTGTGAGATGTATTCCAATGTAGAGCAAAGGTGCTTCATCAGAGGCAAAGCAGGTGACTCCGGTCTGACTTATAAAAATCATGATATTACCATCGAGGCCACGATGACAGATACTTACGAACCTGTCATGAAGGTGCAAGTGAACGACAAATCAAATGAGTAA